ACGCCGTCCTTGACCATGAACACATTGGCGGTGGCGAGCTCGGCGACATTGCCGAGCATGTCGCACAGCGCCGCATTGTCGAAGCCGCGCTTATGCGCCTCGACCAAAGCGCGGGCATTGTTCGGGTAGAGCGCGCCGGCCTTGGCGTCGGTCACCGCGCATTCCACCGTCGGCCGGCGGAAGGGCGAGAGGGTGATGGAGGTGCCGTGCGCCGGGTCGGGCATGCCGGCCTCATAGAGGCTGAGGCACCAGCGGGTCGACTCGGCGTCCGCATCCACCGTGCGCGCGCCGGGATATTCGGCCCAGTACATCGGCCGGATATAGAGCGCGGCGTCGGGCGCGAAGTGCTTGAGCCCCTGATGGGTCAGCTCGATCCACTTTTCTACCGGCACCACCGCCTTCAGCCCCATCGCCACCGCCGAGCGGTTGACGCGCAGGCAGTGCAGTTCGAGGTCCGGCGTCACGCCCTCAAAGGCGCGGGCGCCGTCGAACACCGAGGTGCCGAGCCAGGCGGCGTGGGTGCGCACGCCCATGATCGGCACATTGCCCTCATGCCAGGCGCCGTCGAGATAGGTGAAGGTGCGGGTCCAGCTATGGGACATCGGAAGGCTCCGCGCGTCGCGGCCGCCTCACGCGGCCGGCAGTTTCGGGTGAGCGGTTCTGGCATGGCGGGGAAGACCCCGCCACGCGACTTTAGATCTTTGGCGGGGAAGACTCCGCCACGCGACTTTCGATCCGGGGCGGGGGCCGTCCCCGCCTCGCAGCGTTCGGTGCCTCAGGCGGCCAGCGCCGCCAGCACGCGCACCCAGCTGCGAATGCCCTTGTGGAAGGAGGCGAGGTCGTACTTCTCGTTTGGCGAGTGGATACGGTCATCATCCAGCGCGAAGCCGATGAGCAGCGTGTCCTGATCCAGCGTCTTCTTGAAATGACCGACGATCGGGATCGAGCCGCCCGCGCCGACCGTCACAGCCGGCTTGCCCCATTCATCGCCCAGCGCGGCACTGGCCTTGGCGAGGTTCGGGTTGTCATGGGAGACGGCGACCGCCGGCGAGCCCTCGCCGCCGCGGAACTCGACTTTGCAGTCGGCCGGGATGAGGCTGCGCACGAAAGCGCGCACCGCGTCGCGCACATGCACCGGGTTCTGCCCGGCGACGAGGCGGCAGGAGATCTTGGCGGTGGCGATTGAGGGGATGACGGTCTTCGAGCCCTCGCCAATATAGCCGCCCCACATGCCATTGACCTCGAAGGTCGGGCGCGAGGTGGTCATCTCGACCAGCGAGCGGCCCTGCTCGCCAATCGGCTGCGACAGGCCGATCGGGCCGAGGAACACTTCGGGCGTCAGGCCGAGCGTGTTCCACTGTGCCTTCACCTCCTCCGGCGGCTCGACCACGCCGTCATAGAAGCCGGGAATCGTGATGCGCCCGTCCGGCCCGTGCACCGCGCCGATGACCTTGGAGAGCACATGCAGCGGGTTGGCGGCGGCCCCGCCATAATAGCCCGAATGCAGGTCGCGATTGGAGCAGGTGACGACGATCTCGTCATGCATCAGCCCGCGCAGCGAGACGGTGATGGCCGGGGTCGTCGCGTTCCACATCGAGGTGTCGCAGACCAGCGCGAGGTCGGCGGCAAGCACGTCGCGGTTCGCCTGCAGGAAGGGTGGCAGGTTGCCCGAGCCGTTCTCCTCCTCGCCCTCGACCATGATCGTGACGTCGACGGGCAGCGTGCCGGTGACCTTGAGATAGGCGCGGCACGCCTCGACGAAGGTCATGACCTGGCCCTTGTCGTCGGAGGAGCCGCGCGCGACGATGCGCTTCACCCCGTTCGGGCCTTCGACGATCTTCGGCTCGAAGGGCGGGTTCTCCCACAGTTCCAGCGGATCGACCGGCTGCACGTCGTAATGGCCGTAGAACAGCACGCGCTTGCCGGTGCCGAGCTGCGAGATGCCGGTGACGACCGGGTGACCGGGCGTGTCGTTTAGCTTGGCAGTGAGGCCGAGGCCGACGAGATCGTCCACCAGCCACTGGCCGGCGCGGCGGCACTCGCTCGCATAGGCGCTGTCGGTCGAGATCGAGGGAATGCGCAGGAAGGCGAAGAGCCGTTCCAGGGCGCCGTCGAGATCGGCATCGACGGCGGCGAGGACGCGATCGAGATCGCTCATCAGAAGATTCCTTGTGCGAGTGGCCCCGCCGGGACGGGGGTAGGGAAGGCTAGCGCCGACGCGCCCCGCCGAGAATGTTGCGCAGGATGGCCTTGGTGACCTGATTGGTCACCTCGCGCGTCACCTGCCTCGTGACCTGTTCGCTGATCGTCATGCGTCCGCGCGTGCGCCCGCCGCCGAACAGCCCGCCAAGCACATCGCTGATCCAGCCGCCGCCGGCGGCATCGGCCTGTGTGGGGGCGGGCGTCTCCGGGGCCGGGCTTTCGGCGGCGCGGCGGGCGAGCATCTCATAGGCGGAGTCGGCGTCGAGCGTCTCATCATAGATGCCCCGGACCGGGCTGCGCTGGATCGCCACCCGCCGCAGCTCCGGCGTGATCGGTCCGACGCGGCCGGCGGGCGGGGCGATGAGCGTGCGCTGGACGATGGAGGGCGTGCCATTGCCTTCCAGCGTCGAGACCAGCGCCTCGCCCTTGCCGAGCTCGGTGATGACGCGGGCGGTGTCGAGCGCCGGGTTGGGGCGGAAGGTGTCAGCGGCCGATTTCACCGCCTTCTGGTCGCGCGGCGTGAAGGCGCGCAGCGCATGCTGCACCCGGTTGCCGAGCTGGGCGAGCACGCTTTCCGGCACATCCAGCGGGTTCTGCGTGACGAAATAGACGCCGACACCCTTGGAGCGGATGAGCCGCACCACCTGCTCGATCTTCTGCAACAGCGCCTTGGGCGCGCCGTCGAACAAGAGGTGCGCCTCGTCGAAGAAGAACACGACCTTGGGCTTGTCGGGGTCGCCGACCTCGGGCAGTTCCTCGAACAGTTCCGACAGCAGCCAGAGCAGGAAGGTGGCGTAGAGCTGGGGCGCGCCCATCAGCTTGTCGGCGGCGAGGATGCTGATCGTGCCATAGCCCGAGCGCGGCTCGACGCGCATGAGATCGCTGATCTTCAGCGCCGGCTCGCCGAAGAATTTGTCGGCGCCCTGATTCTCCAGCACGAGGAGCTGGCGCTGGATGGCGCCGACTGTGGCCGTCGAGACATTGCCATAGCTGGTGGTGAGCTTGCCCGCATTCTCCGCCACGAAGGCGAG
Above is a window of Ancylobacter sp. WKF20 DNA encoding:
- a CDS encoding branched-chain amino acid aminotransferase — its product is MSHSWTRTFTYLDGAWHEGNVPIMGVRTHAAWLGTSVFDGARAFEGVTPDLELHCLRVNRSAVAMGLKAVVPVEKWIELTHQGLKHFAPDAALYIRPMYWAEYPGARTVDADAESTRWCLSLYEAGMPDPAHGTSITLSPFRRPTVECAVTDAKAGALYPNNARALVEAHKRGFDNAALCDMLGNVAELATANVFMVKDGVAFTPAANGTFLAGITRTRTIGLLREAGVEVVETSLRWEDFRGADELFTTGNYSKVSPITRIEERELQPGPVYRRARKLYWDFAHS
- a CDS encoding dipeptidase, which encodes MSDLDRVLAAVDADLDGALERLFAFLRIPSISTDSAYASECRRAGQWLVDDLVGLGLTAKLNDTPGHPVVTGISQLGTGKRVLFYGHYDVQPVDPLELWENPPFEPKIVEGPNGVKRIVARGSSDDKGQVMTFVEACRAYLKVTGTLPVDVTIMVEGEEENGSGNLPPFLQANRDVLAADLALVCDTSMWNATTPAITVSLRGLMHDEIVVTCSNRDLHSGYYGGAAANPLHVLSKVIGAVHGPDGRITIPGFYDGVVEPPEEVKAQWNTLGLTPEVFLGPIGLSQPIGEQGRSLVEMTTSRPTFEVNGMWGGYIGEGSKTVIPSIATAKISCRLVAGQNPVHVRDAVRAFVRSLIPADCKVEFRGGEGSPAVAVSHDNPNLAKASAALGDEWGKPAVTVGAGGSIPIVGHFKKTLDQDTLLIGFALDDDRIHSPNEKYDLASFHKGIRSWVRVLAALAA
- a CDS encoding helicase HerA-like domain-containing protein, coding for MSGDIDGKIFLGRSDKPEYLSLKLANRHGLATGATGTGKTVTLQTLAEGFSRAGVPVFAADIKGDLSGIAMPGEGPDWIVKRCAEIGIDYVPDEFPVIFWDLFGEQGHPVRATVSEMGPLLLARLMNLNEVQEGVLNVVFRVADEQGLLLLDLKDLRAMLAFVAENAGKLTTSYGNVSTATVGAIQRQLLVLENQGADKFFGEPALKISDLMRVEPRSGYGTISILAADKLMGAPQLYATFLLWLLSELFEELPEVGDPDKPKVVFFFDEAHLLFDGAPKALLQKIEQVVRLIRSKGVGVYFVTQNPLDVPESVLAQLGNRVQHALRAFTPRDQKAVKSAADTFRPNPALDTARVITELGKGEALVSTLEGNGTPSIVQRTLIAPPAGRVGPITPELRRVAIQRSPVRGIYDETLDADSAYEMLARRAAESPAPETPAPTQADAAGGGWISDVLGGLFGGGRTRGRMTISEQVTRQVTREVTNQVTKAILRNILGGARRR